CCTCAActcggtcgacgaggcgtaCTCGGTCTTCGGCAAGGTCGATCTTGTCGTTAACGCCTCGGGACtcggcgcgcaggcgctcgTTGGCGCTGCCGACCCAGCCGTATACTCGGCCCGTGGCGTGACGGTTTTGGCGCGCGCTCCAAAGGTGACCCGCGCTGGCCAGGTCATGGACGTCCTCAAGGCCACTTTTGCCGGCGGCGAacagcctcctcccacGTACATCCTCCCTCGGCCCGGTACAGACGGacacgtcgtcctcggtggAACTTATGACGCGGAGAACTACTCCCCCTTGCCGAGCACCGAGATCGTTGAAGGTATCCTGCAGCGCACGTTTGCGCTCGACTCCAACCTCGCACCTGGTGGCACCTGGCGCGATAtcgaggtcctcggcgtGAATGTTGGGCTCCGGCCGTCGCGTAAGAACGGCCAGCGCGTTGAGTTGGAGCACCGGAGgatcggcgacggcgcgacagccgcgacgccgaccgcgagcctcgccgaccgcgGGCGCAGCGTCGGCGTTATCCACGCGTATGGGTTCGGAGGTGTCGGGTTCATCAGCTCCCTtggcgcggccgaggatgtTGTGGCGCTGGCCAAGGAGTTTAAGACCGGCGCACCGGCTCGCCTCTAATTGGGTACAAGGGACATTTTCCTCTATCGATGCATCTGTGTAATCAAGTCTACGGATGCTGGGGAGGATCACTCATCGGCCCACGACGGGTCGCCAGCGCGGTGCTGCGCTTGTCTCAGGCTTAGGTTCTGAAGCGGGAATGGCAGGCGGCGTTGGACGGTTCCGAGCTGTGGACCGGTGTCACGGGCTCAGttgggggaggagaggacAGTGGGCGATGGGGCCCAGGGGGCGATACGTGACGGCCCAAGTTCTACAACTAGAAAATCACTGAATTGAACTATGACTTTTCTATTTAACGTATAAGCACTCGAAGCTTCAATGTGGCCAAGGAGTGGGACGGGTTCGTGCGTCGAGCGGGGTGATTGATGATAGCGCGATAGCCTGATGGTTGGAGTCTATGATCATCCTGGCAAACCAAGGACGCACGCCCAATGCCACGCCTCGTGTTGATCTGATGGAAGGGTCGGAGTCGTCTGCTCCAGCCTTGAACCCCGAGCTGTTGTAGCCGGCGTTGCGCTTGTTCTTGCGCTTACGCAGAAACCAGAGGACAGGGCGACTGGCAAAGCGACTCCGCCG
Above is a genomic segment from Cutaneotrichosporon cavernicola HIS019 DNA, chromosome: 1 containing:
- a CDS encoding uncharacterized protein (FAD dependent oxidoreductase) encodes the protein MSPKPDVVVLGAGVIGLSIALELDAAGFRVAVVGKDLPGDSNAVDYASPWAGCLWFSYDTDTTKPVYKRDVRTFQRLQEMVHTRPDLVQWYPILSVSGSPMSKDDHPWADDVKVLTAKDGLPGGFAYGTECQTLMMNAPQYMLYLGEQVRARGIPMVKKRLNSVDEAYSVFGKVDLVVNASGLGAQALVGAADPAVYSARGVTVLARAPKVTRAGQVMDVLKATFAGGEQPPPTYILPRPGTDGHVVLGGTYDAENYSPLPSTEIVEGILQRTFALDSNLAPGGTWRDIEVLGVNVGLRPSRKNGQRVELEHRRIGDGATAATPTASLADRGRSVGVIHAYGFGGVGFISSLGAAEDVVALAKEFKTGAPARL